Proteins from one Triticum aestivum cultivar Chinese Spring chromosome 7A, IWGSC CS RefSeq v2.1, whole genome shotgun sequence genomic window:
- the LOC123152488 gene encoding thaumatin-like protein 1, whose product MAQPSLLLGSPASIVLLITFFQGPVVSAITFTFANRCTDTVWPGLLSGSTSPPLETTGFALSPGQSRSIYGPTGWSGRFWARSGCNFNGGKGTCVTGDCGSGEIECRGAGATPPATLAEFTLDGDGGKDFYDVSLVDGYNLPMLVQPSVPGCPDTGCLVDLNERCPSELRSGGGLACRSACEAFGKPEFCCNGAYGNPDTCHPSQYSQLFKSACPKSYSYAYDDATSTFTCNHTDYTITFCPQSNPYSGKPNKHALRRPSHEQLEDDVWLASLKKTSGAGGSTMASWSASGGFQAALAIAVAVVLAAAQGGHPRFSLL is encoded by the exons ATGGCTCAGCCGTCGCTGCTCCTCGGCTCTCCGGCATCGATTGTCCTCCTTATCACCTTCTTCCAAG GACCGGTAGTGAGCGCCATCACGTTCACCTTCGCCAACCGGTGCACGGACACGGTGTGGCCCGGGTTGCTCTCGGGCTCCACCTCGCCGCCGCTGGAGACCACCGGCTTCGCGCTCTCGCCGGGCCAGTCGCGCTCAATCTACGGGCCGACCGGGTGGTCGGGCCGCTTCTGGGCGCGCTCTGGCTGTAATTTCAACGGCGGCAAGGGCACCTGCGTCACGGGGGACTGCGGCTCCGGCGAGATAGAGTGCCGCGGCGCCGGGGCCACCCCGCCCGCCACGCTCGCGGAGTTCACCctcgacggcgacggcgggaaGGACTTCTATGACGTCAGCCTCGTCGACGGCTACAACTTGCCCATGCTCGTGCAGCCGTCCGTGCCTGGGTGCCCCGACACCGGGTGCCTCGTCGACCTCAACGAGCGCTGCCCctccgagctccgctccggcggcGGCCTCGCCTGCCGCAGCGCCTGCGAGGCCTTCGGCAAGCCCGAGTTCTGCTGCAACGGCGCCTACGGGAACCCTGACACGTGCCACCCCTCCCAGTACTCGCAGCTCTTCAAGTCGGCGTGCCCCAAGTCCTACAGCTACGCCTACGACGACGCCACCTCCACCTTCACCTGCAACCACACCGATTACACCATTACCTTCTGCCCGCAGTCCAATCCTTACAG TGGCAAACCGAACAAGCACGCATTGCGGAGGCCGAGCCATGAGCAGCTTGAGGACGACGTGTGGCTGGCATCTTTGAAGAAAACCAGCGGCGCCGGTGGAAGCACCATGGCATCATGGTCGGCGTCCGGAGGTTTCCAAGCCGCCCTGGCAATTGCTGTGGCCGTCGTGCTTGCCGCGGCACAGGGGGGTCATCCCCGTTTCAGCTTGTTATGA